The Candidatus Binataceae bacterium genome has a window encoding:
- the coxB gene encoding cytochrome c oxidase subunit II: MLGRVHRWFFTIVIVATMPVAAFANDWGMGESNSKIPPSSIFDTVSTPAHEIRTLAFFTCSITAVIFLIVAGLLVISLIRDRARQGDNGREPPQVYGSNPIEFAWTTVPVLIVLVLFLTTARTIYSVQAPRRPPGAISVHVIGHQWWWEFHYPELGIVTANELHVPLSDPKNPTPTFLDLESVDVAHSFWVPRLAGKTDVIPNKKNTMWIDPHVAGTYLGQCAEFCGTEHAMMLLRVIVEPRADFDNWVAAQKQPAAVDASVAHGQQIFESTACVNCHAIQGTGANGRFGPDLTHLMARETIGAGVAMNNLDHLRVWVRDPSVMKPGALMPAMNLDDKDLDDLVAYLATLR, translated from the coding sequence TTGCTCGGACGTGTGCACCGCTGGTTCTTCACTATTGTCATCGTTGCCACTATGCCCGTCGCCGCGTTTGCGAACGACTGGGGCATGGGCGAGTCGAACTCGAAGATTCCCCCAAGCAGCATCTTCGACACGGTCTCGACTCCGGCGCACGAGATCAGGACGCTGGCGTTCTTCACGTGTTCGATCACCGCTGTGATTTTCCTGATCGTCGCCGGCCTCCTGGTCATCAGCCTCATCAGAGATCGCGCCCGCCAGGGTGACAACGGTCGCGAACCGCCGCAGGTCTACGGCAGCAATCCGATCGAGTTTGCGTGGACGACCGTCCCCGTCCTTATCGTGCTGGTCCTCTTCCTCACCACCGCGCGCACCATCTATTCGGTCCAGGCGCCGAGGCGCCCGCCGGGCGCCATTAGCGTCCACGTGATCGGGCATCAATGGTGGTGGGAGTTTCACTACCCTGAGCTCGGCATCGTGACCGCCAACGAGCTTCACGTCCCGCTGAGCGATCCGAAAAATCCCACACCAACCTTTCTCGATCTCGAGTCGGTGGACGTAGCGCACAGCTTCTGGGTTCCGCGTCTGGCCGGCAAGACTGATGTGATCCCGAACAAGAAAAACACGATGTGGATCGATCCGCACGTCGCGGGCACCTATCTGGGACAATGCGCCGAGTTCTGCGGCACCGAGCACGCGATGATGCTTCTGCGCGTGATCGTCGAGCCGCGCGCGGATTTCGATAATTGGGTCGCGGCGCAAAAGCAGCCGGCGGCTGTCGATGCGTCAGTCGCGCACGGCCAGCAGATCTTCGAATCCACCGCATGCGTCAACTGCCATGCGATTCAGGGCACCGGTGCGAACGGCCGCTTCGGCCCCGACTTGACGCATCTGATGGCGCGCGAGACCATCGGCGCCGGTGTCGCCATGAATAATCTCGATCATCTGCGTGTGTGGGTGCGCGATCCAAGCGTGATGAAGCCTGGGGCGTTAATGCCGGCGATGAATCTCGACGACAAGGACCTCGACGACCTCGTGGCTTACCTGGCGACTCTGCGCTGA
- a CDS encoding c-type cytochrome → MGVSLTALLITGCRSAPGRPTLADFPLRPTDVTDFRTLYLGNCAGCHGADGRFGAAIDLNNPVYLGIVDDTSLRHVIAQGVPGTPMPPFAQEAGGSLTGHQIDLLIAGIRDKWAGAPGAADGAPSYSLGTAGNLENGAQVYASNCQSCHGPDASGPIAAGSVVDPSFLSLVSNQYLRTIVIAGRPDLGHPDWKHAASGQPLTVQQVADVVAWLVSKRPATLSSRK, encoded by the coding sequence GTGGGCGTGTCGTTGACCGCGCTCCTCATCACCGGCTGCCGTTCCGCTCCCGGGCGTCCTACGCTCGCCGATTTTCCGCTGCGGCCGACTGACGTGACTGATTTCCGCACGCTCTACCTGGGGAACTGCGCCGGATGCCACGGCGCCGACGGCCGCTTCGGCGCGGCGATCGACCTCAACAATCCCGTGTATCTGGGCATCGTTGACGATACTTCGTTGCGCCACGTGATCGCCCAAGGAGTTCCCGGCACCCCAATGCCGCCATTCGCGCAAGAAGCCGGCGGCAGTCTGACCGGCCATCAGATCGACTTGCTGATTGCCGGTATCCGCGACAAATGGGCGGGTGCTCCTGGAGCGGCCGACGGCGCTCCGTCGTACTCGCTCGGGACAGCAGGCAACCTGGAGAATGGCGCGCAGGTGTACGCCTCGAACTGCCAGTCCTGCCACGGCCCCGACGCGAGCGGACCTATCGCTGCCGGCTCAGTCGTCGATCCCTCGTTTCTTTCGCTGGTCAGCAATCAGTACCTGCGCACGATTGTGATCGCGGGACGGCCGGACCTCGGCCATCCCGACTGGAAGCACGCTGCCTCCGGCCAACCCCTCACCGTTCAGCAGGTCGCGGATGTGGTCGCCTGGCTCGTTTCGAAACGTCCTGCGACTCTGAGTTCGAGGAAATGA
- a CDS encoding ester cyclase, with the protein MAAENKALVRRYVEEVLNNRNLTLIDELFAPTFIDHDSSMPEAKGPAGVKRLVAIVHASFPDLHFTIEDMVAEGDKVVYRYTVRGTHQNAFMGIAATGKQISFTGIHIYRVGNGQLQEEWENWDTLGVMRQLGALPLLELGQK; encoded by the coding sequence ATGGCAGCAGAGAACAAGGCTCTCGTGCGGCGGTACGTTGAAGAGGTCTTGAACAACAGGAATCTGACTTTGATAGACGAGCTCTTCGCGCCGACCTTCATCGACCATGATTCGTCGATGCCCGAGGCAAAAGGTCCCGCAGGCGTCAAACGCTTAGTCGCGATTGTCCACGCCAGCTTTCCCGACCTTCATTTCACCATCGAGGACATGGTGGCTGAAGGCGACAAGGTGGTCTACCGCTACACTGTACGCGGCACCCACCAAAATGCCTTTATGGGGATTGCCGCGACTGGCAAGCAGATCAGCTTCACCGGCATTCACATCTATCGTGTTGGGAACGGCCAACTTCAGGAGGAGTGGGAAAACTGGGATACGCTGGGAGTAATGCGGCAGCTTGGCGCGCTCCCTCTATTGGAGCTGGGACAAAAGTAG
- a CDS encoding class II histone deacetylase has protein sequence MPKRKTGFVFDELYMWHDSGGGSFPTQPSAGFENPETKRRFYNLLAATRLLDNLQSIRPRPASEVDLVRFHTHEYIELIRQLSAQRGGDAGELTPFGAGAFEIAMLSVGGVMTAVEEVVKGAADNAYALVRPPGHHAEPNRGRGFCIFANIAVAVMYARARLAVNRIAVVDWDVHHGNGTQLAFYENPEVLTISIHQDNLYPLGSGSISDNGLGPGAGLNLNIPMPPGSGVGSYLAAFERVVVPALYNFKPELIVVASGLDANAYDPLGRMMLHSECYRRMTNMMVQAASDLCAGRLVLAHEGGYAEDVRTVLWTGHC, from the coding sequence ATGCCGAAAAGAAAGACAGGGTTCGTGTTCGATGAGCTCTACATGTGGCACGATTCCGGCGGCGGCTCGTTCCCGACCCAACCCAGTGCGGGCTTCGAGAACCCGGAAACCAAGCGACGGTTTTACAATCTTCTGGCCGCCACGAGGCTCCTCGATAACCTGCAATCCATCAGGCCAAGACCGGCCTCAGAAGTCGACCTCGTACGGTTCCACACCCACGAGTACATCGAATTGATTCGCCAGCTTTCGGCGCAGCGCGGCGGCGATGCGGGCGAGCTGACTCCGTTCGGTGCGGGCGCCTTTGAAATTGCGATGCTATCCGTTGGTGGCGTAATGACGGCCGTTGAAGAAGTTGTGAAAGGAGCGGCCGACAACGCGTATGCGCTGGTGCGCCCACCTGGTCACCATGCCGAACCGAATCGCGGCCGCGGCTTTTGCATATTCGCCAACATTGCTGTCGCGGTGATGTATGCCAGGGCCAGGTTAGCCGTCAATCGAATTGCCGTGGTGGACTGGGACGTTCATCATGGGAATGGCACTCAACTGGCCTTTTACGAGAATCCCGAGGTGCTCACTATTTCGATTCATCAGGACAACCTGTACCCGCTGGGAAGCGGCTCTATCTCCGACAACGGTTTGGGTCCGGGTGCGGGACTAAATCTGAACATCCCGATGCCACCGGGATCTGGGGTGGGTTCTTACCTTGCGGCCTTTGAGCGTGTAGTCGTGCCGGCCCTGTACAACTTCAAGCCCGAATTGATCGTGGTGGCCAGCGGTCTCGATGCGAACGCGTACGATCCGCTGGGCCGCATGATGCTGCACAGCGAATGTTATCGACGAATGACGAACATGATGGTGCAGGCCGCCTCAGATCTCTGCGCAGGCCGCTTGGTGCTTGCACACGAAGGCGGATACGCAGAGGACGTACGTACCGTTTTGTGGACTGGCCATTGTTGA
- the ctaD gene encoding cytochrome c oxidase subunit I: MAGTIDREMGLDAVDDLEQLPILGRLHEWVITVDHKRLGLMYITGGLFFFLVAGLQAATIRLQLAVPNSGIVPPQVFNRLLTMHGTAMVFLVGMPILTGLFNYLVPLMIGARDLAFPRLNAFGFWLWFFGALLLYFSYIGGDGLYGAGSAPDVGWFAYAPLTELPFSRGNSTDYWILSILLTTVGSTATAANIVSSVFCMRCEGMTLTKMPVLVWLATVVSFMILVALPPLSAAQVMLLLDRFLGAHFFDTQAGGSAVLWQHFFWIFGHPEVYILVIPAFAFASEIIPVFSRKVIFGYSVMVAASCAIGFISMSVWAHHMFSVGMTPAGNSFFAASSMLVGVPTGIKIFNWLGTMWRGKLRFKVPMLFSIAFLFQFLVAGLTGIMLAVAPFDWQLTDTYFVVAHFHYVLVGAIVFMIFAAIYYWFPKATGRMLSERLGRWHFWLFVIGFHLTFDTEHFAGMQGMPRRIYTYQPGRGLETLNFVASIGALVQGIAVLIFVINVVRSLRSGEPAGDDPWDAWTLEWSTTSPPPEYNFATLPVVRSRRPLWDLKHPDDPDWRYE, translated from the coding sequence TTGGCGGGAACTATCGATCGCGAAATGGGACTGGACGCCGTAGACGACCTCGAGCAGCTTCCGATCCTCGGCCGGCTGCACGAATGGGTCATCACGGTCGATCACAAGCGGCTGGGACTGATGTACATCACCGGCGGCCTTTTCTTCTTCCTGGTCGCAGGCCTCCAGGCCGCCACCATTCGGCTTCAGCTCGCGGTACCTAATTCCGGCATCGTGCCGCCGCAGGTCTTCAACCGCCTGCTGACGATGCATGGCACGGCGATGGTGTTCCTGGTCGGGATGCCGATCCTCACCGGTTTGTTCAACTACCTGGTGCCGCTCATGATCGGTGCGCGCGATCTCGCCTTTCCGCGGCTCAACGCCTTCGGCTTCTGGCTATGGTTCTTCGGTGCCCTGCTCCTCTACTTCAGCTATATCGGCGGCGATGGCTTGTATGGCGCCGGCAGCGCGCCCGATGTCGGATGGTTCGCATATGCACCGCTCACGGAACTGCCGTTCTCGCGCGGCAACAGTACCGACTATTGGATACTCAGTATTCTGCTCACGACCGTGGGCTCGACTGCGACTGCGGCCAACATTGTCAGCTCCGTGTTCTGCATGCGATGCGAAGGAATGACGCTCACCAAGATGCCGGTGCTCGTGTGGCTGGCTACCGTCGTGTCGTTCATGATTCTGGTGGCGCTGCCGCCGCTGTCGGCTGCGCAAGTGATGCTGCTGCTCGATCGTTTTCTGGGTGCACATTTCTTCGACACTCAGGCGGGAGGCTCGGCAGTCCTGTGGCAGCACTTTTTCTGGATCTTCGGCCATCCCGAGGTCTACATACTGGTGATTCCGGCCTTCGCGTTCGCGTCTGAAATCATTCCGGTTTTCTCCCGCAAGGTTATCTTCGGCTACAGCGTGATGGTGGCCGCCAGCTGCGCGATCGGATTCATCAGCATGAGCGTATGGGCGCATCATATGTTCTCGGTCGGCATGACGCCGGCGGGCAATTCCTTCTTTGCAGCCTCGAGCATGCTGGTCGGCGTTCCCACTGGCATCAAAATATTCAACTGGCTCGGAACCATGTGGCGTGGAAAATTGCGCTTCAAGGTTCCTATGCTGTTCAGTATCGCCTTCCTGTTCCAGTTTCTGGTCGCGGGTCTGACCGGCATCATGCTCGCGGTTGCACCCTTCGATTGGCAGCTTACCGATACGTACTTCGTCGTAGCGCATTTTCACTATGTACTGGTCGGCGCGATTGTCTTCATGATATTCGCCGCCATCTATTATTGGTTTCCAAAGGCTACCGGCAGAATGCTCAGTGAGCGTCTTGGCCGTTGGCATTTCTGGCTTTTCGTGATTGGCTTCCATTTGACATTCGATACTGAGCACTTCGCCGGCATGCAAGGAATGCCGCGTCGTATTTATACCTATCAACCTGGGCGCGGACTCGAGACCCTCAATTTTGTCGCGTCGATCGGCGCGCTCGTACAGGGCATCGCGGTGCTCATATTCGTGATCAATGTCGTTCGGTCGTTGCGATCAGGAGAGCCGGCCGGCGACGATCCCTGGGACGCATGGACGCTCGAATGGTCGACGACCTCGCCTCCGCCCGAGTACAACTTCGCGACTCTGCCGGTGGTTCGCAGTCGCCGCCCGCTGTGGGACCTGAAGCATCCCGACGACCCGGACTGGAGATACGAATGA
- a CDS encoding HAD family hydrolase, translated as MAFVSEVTDKSSPRYVHPADRIATFDQDGTLWVEHPLYTKAVFELDRVHELAPRRREWNQQEPFKAVLANDPSALAGFSESDWETIVAATHTGMSTEAFGEIVKQWLARAKHPRFHRRYTDLVYQPMLEVLEFLRANEFKTYIVTRGGQQFVRVYSDRVYGIPPEQVIGSSVLTQYAYREGKPILLREPKVFFVDDFTGKAIGINLFIGKRPCAAFGNSGGDQQMLEWTQGAGGARLMMLVLHDDPEREYAYGPADGLPDTKVGSFPDTLMAEAKKRGWAVISMRNDWKRIFAFSE; from the coding sequence ATGGCTTTCGTCAGCGAGGTAACCGACAAATCGAGCCCCAGGTACGTCCATCCTGCAGACCGCATTGCCACGTTCGATCAAGATGGCACCCTTTGGGTCGAACATCCTCTCTATACAAAGGCCGTGTTTGAGCTCGACCGGGTCCACGAGCTAGCGCCCCGGCGTCGGGAATGGAATCAACAGGAACCATTCAAGGCAGTTCTCGCCAACGACCCTTCCGCCCTGGCTGGATTTTCCGAATCGGATTGGGAAACAATTGTCGCCGCCACTCACACCGGGATGAGCACTGAAGCCTTCGGGGAGATCGTGAAGCAGTGGCTGGCAAGGGCAAAACACCCCAGGTTTCATCGGCGCTACACCGATCTCGTGTATCAACCGATGCTCGAAGTCCTGGAATTTCTGCGCGCCAACGAGTTCAAGACCTATATCGTAACGAGGGGCGGTCAGCAGTTCGTCCGCGTATACAGTGACCGCGTATATGGGATTCCGCCGGAACAGGTAATCGGATCCAGTGTCCTAACCCAGTATGCGTATCGAGAGGGCAAGCCAATACTGTTGCGCGAACCGAAGGTGTTTTTCGTTGACGACTTCACGGGCAAGGCCATTGGGATTAACTTGTTCATTGGCAAGCGGCCTTGCGCCGCTTTCGGAAATTCGGGCGGTGATCAACAGATGCTCGAATGGACCCAAGGGGCCGGTGGTGCAAGGCTCATGATGCTGGTTTTGCACGACGATCCGGAGCGCGAGTACGCATACGGTCCCGCTGACGGTCTGCCGGATACCAAAGTTGGCTCTTTTCCCGATACGCTTATGGCGGAAGCAAAGAAGAGGGGCTGGGCGGTTATTAGCATGCGGAACGACTGGAAACGCATTTTTGCTTTCTCGGAGTGA
- a CDS encoding Rieske 2Fe-2S domain-containing protein: MADQTTRRHFLFSLGIAINAIAIAVFAIPIVGYILSPARRFIWLNWISLGPLTDYPQNQTRLAEYVNPFKKQWDGETAKIPCWVRHMTGNDFRVFAINCTHLGCPVRWFAESELFMCPCHGGVFYADGRHASGPPPRPLYQYRYKIEAGQLWIYAGELPTLGKPEA, translated from the coding sequence GTGGCAGACCAGACTACTCGTCGTCATTTCCTGTTCAGTCTCGGAATAGCTATCAACGCGATCGCTATTGCAGTGTTCGCAATACCGATTGTCGGATATATACTCTCGCCTGCGCGACGTTTCATCTGGCTTAACTGGATATCGCTCGGCCCGCTGACTGACTATCCGCAAAATCAGACTCGTCTGGCCGAATATGTAAATCCGTTTAAGAAACAATGGGACGGCGAAACCGCAAAGATTCCATGCTGGGTGCGCCATATGACCGGTAATGACTTCCGGGTCTTCGCCATCAACTGCACGCACCTCGGATGCCCCGTCCGATGGTTCGCCGAGTCCGAGCTGTTCATGTGTCCGTGTCATGGTGGCGTTTTCTACGCCGACGGCAGGCACGCCTCGGGGCCGCCGCCGCGCCCGCTGTATCAATACAGATACAAGATCGAAGCGGGCCAGCTGTGGATCTACGCCGGCGAGCTGCCGACTCTCGGCAAGCCGGAAGCATGA
- a CDS encoding DUF169 domain-containing protein produces MSDQVTYDWNAIVDDLNKLLRLRTTPIGMKLFRAAEEMEAIPKIRRPKSTHTTDQIVAQAARLGWTVGITMKDLVGAQCGAVIGLHPQDEEWLSGKAMAGVWYSTLEDSSAHQHAMDTVPHGRYTAMAVSPLVSGRLNPPDICLIYATPGQMIIFINGLQWSGYRKFQWGVVGESACADSWGRALKTGEPSLSIPCYAERRYGGVLDEELLMAIPPHFLPKTIEGMKRLASNGLRYPIPQYGIQSDARAGLAVSYGSRDK; encoded by the coding sequence ATGTCCGATCAAGTCACTTACGACTGGAATGCGATTGTCGACGATTTGAACAAGCTGTTGCGGCTGCGCACCACGCCTATCGGCATGAAGTTGTTCCGCGCGGCTGAGGAGATGGAAGCCATCCCAAAAATCCGGCGACCCAAGTCGACTCACACCACCGATCAGATCGTCGCTCAGGCGGCGCGCCTAGGATGGACGGTTGGTATCACTATGAAAGATCTGGTTGGCGCGCAGTGCGGGGCCGTGATTGGGTTACATCCACAAGACGAGGAATGGCTCTCGGGCAAGGCGATGGCGGGAGTCTGGTACTCCACGCTCGAGGATTCATCGGCGCATCAGCACGCGATGGACACCGTGCCACACGGCCGCTACACCGCGATGGCGGTATCGCCGCTGGTTTCTGGACGACTCAATCCCCCCGATATTTGTCTGATCTACGCAACGCCGGGCCAGATGATCATTTTCATCAATGGCCTTCAGTGGTCGGGCTATCGCAAATTTCAATGGGGTGTGGTCGGAGAATCGGCTTGCGCGGACTCATGGGGTCGGGCGCTCAAAACTGGAGAGCCGAGTCTTTCGATCCCGTGCTACGCGGAGCGGCGCTATGGTGGTGTGTTGGATGAAGAGCTGCTGATGGCGATTCCGCCCCATTTTCTGCCCAAGACGATCGAAGGAATGAAGCGGCTTGCATCGAACGGATTGCGTTATCCGATTCCACAATACGGCATCCAGTCCGACGCGCGAGCGGGGCTAGCTGTATCTTATGGATCGAGGGACAAATAG
- a CDS encoding heme-copper oxidase subunit III, which yields MAAASTTMRASSTPWSETLPYRGRVGILALILTESSFFLIFVVAYIFYIGKSLSGPSPREVLSVPIVNTICLLSSSITIVIAIRSLRAGSIRNFSAWWFVTFVLGAEFLIGTAIEWHRLIYHEGLTLRTNLFGTTYYSLVGLHALHVTIGLVLILLVLILTVLGYMSERHVERADVLSWYWHFVDSVWVVVFLTVYVIGR from the coding sequence ATGGCCGCCGCATCGACCACCATGCGCGCGTCGTCAACACCGTGGAGCGAGACACTCCCCTATCGCGGTCGTGTCGGGATTCTCGCCCTCATTCTCACCGAATCGTCGTTCTTCCTGATCTTCGTGGTCGCCTACATCTTCTATATCGGGAAGAGCTTGAGCGGTCCTTCACCTAGAGAGGTCCTCTCCGTGCCGATCGTGAATACGATCTGCCTGCTCTCAAGCAGCATCACGATCGTTATCGCGATCCGATCGCTGCGCGCCGGCTCTATTCGCAATTTCAGCGCGTGGTGGTTCGTGACTTTTGTACTGGGCGCTGAGTTTCTGATCGGCACCGCCATCGAATGGCACCGCCTCATCTATCACGAGGGACTGACCCTTCGAACAAATCTTTTCGGAACCACCTATTACTCACTCGTCGGACTGCATGCATTGCACGTGACAATAGGACTGGTTTTAATTTTGCTCGTGCTGATCCTGACAGTGCTCGGCTATATGAGCGAGCGTCACGTCGAGCGCGCCGACGTTCTCTCCTGGTATTGGCACTTCGTGGATTCAGTGTGGGTTGTGGTATTCCTTACCGTCTACGTGATTGGACGATGA
- a CDS encoding methylmalonyl-CoA mutase family protein yields the protein MSEPERSEKPRRGREPWIIRTYAGFGDARQANTRFHHNLKSGQRGLSIAFDLPTQNGYDPDAPVAAGEVGKAGVSICHWQDMDALFEGIALDEINTSMTINATAPFLLALYLVVAERHRVPWTELRGTTQNDLMKEYVARGTSIFQPEMSFRLSTELIKFAVEHVPNWNPINCCGYHYMESGAGPAEEIGFTFGNALLLLDALRKTLTPTALEQTVRRISFFINSGIELVPEICKVRAYFKLWRELCESEYGINDVAFRAGCQVRSLSLTEQQPEVNIIRIAYEALPVTLSAQARVNALQLPGFREALSLPDQAEQTLSLRTQQVLMYETEITKYGDIFEGSTLIEKLTEETAARARELAMQLRAAGYRRALEIVGTELTRLLMERQFRIESGQILQVGVNAFQGEIGLSGAPATTDNDSAQRSAEQERISTLARWRQRRDSSAVARAREMLERAAAEGGPMMEGTIALARAGGTVGEWTESLERVSQGRYTPQILDARAAVSGSAVRANGKRLKVALGKAGLDGHINAVKLLARACMEAGMEVVLAGFKQTSAQMVETALQEDVDVLAISSLAGAHLTIARDTLALLEERGAADVRVVMGGIIPEVDQKRLLAMGVRAVFTPKDSNLSAIVTQIAALGPRDHI from the coding sequence ATGAGTGAACCCGAGCGAAGCGAGAAACCCCGGCGTGGCCGGGAGCCGTGGATTATTCGCACTTACGCCGGCTTCGGTGACGCGCGCCAGGCGAACACGCGCTTTCATCATAATCTAAAATCCGGCCAACGTGGTCTTTCGATCGCGTTCGATCTCCCGACCCAGAACGGCTACGACCCGGATGCCCCGGTCGCGGCGGGCGAAGTCGGCAAGGCGGGGGTCTCGATCTGCCATTGGCAGGACATGGACGCGCTGTTCGAGGGCATCGCGCTCGACGAAATCAACACCTCGATGACGATCAACGCGACGGCGCCCTTCTTGCTCGCGCTGTACCTGGTCGTGGCCGAGAGGCACAGAGTTCCCTGGACTGAGCTGCGCGGGACCACGCAAAACGACCTGATGAAGGAGTACGTTGCGCGCGGGACTTCAATCTTCCAGCCCGAGATGTCGTTTCGGCTCTCGACTGAATTGATCAAGTTTGCGGTCGAGCACGTGCCCAACTGGAATCCGATCAATTGCTGTGGTTATCACTACATGGAGAGCGGCGCCGGACCGGCCGAAGAGATTGGCTTCACCTTCGGCAATGCACTGCTCCTGCTCGATGCGCTGCGCAAGACTCTGACCCCGACGGCGCTGGAACAGACCGTGCGGCGGATCTCATTTTTCATCAACAGCGGCATTGAGCTGGTGCCTGAAATTTGCAAGGTCCGCGCCTACTTCAAATTGTGGCGCGAACTGTGCGAATCCGAGTACGGCATCAACGACGTCGCATTTCGTGCCGGTTGCCAGGTGCGGTCGCTCTCACTCACCGAGCAGCAGCCTGAGGTTAATATCATTCGCATCGCCTATGAGGCGCTCCCGGTCACGCTTTCCGCACAGGCACGCGTTAACGCGCTTCAGCTTCCCGGCTTTCGCGAGGCGCTTTCGCTACCCGACCAGGCCGAACAAACGCTCTCGCTGCGCACGCAGCAGGTGCTGATGTACGAGACGGAAATCACCAAATATGGCGATATTTTCGAGGGCAGCACGCTTATCGAAAAACTTACCGAGGAGACTGCGGCGCGGGCACGGGAACTCGCCATGCAACTCCGCGCGGCGGGCTATAGGCGAGCCCTCGAGATCGTGGGCACCGAGCTTACGCGTCTGCTGATGGAGCGACAGTTCCGCATCGAGTCGGGCCAAATTCTGCAGGTGGGAGTCAACGCGTTCCAGGGCGAGATCGGTCTCTCGGGAGCGCCCGCGACGACCGACAACGACTCCGCGCAGCGGAGCGCGGAACAGGAACGAATAAGCACGCTTGCGCGATGGCGCCAGCGGCGTGACAGTTCTGCGGTGGCACGCGCCCGCGAGATGCTGGAGCGAGCCGCGGCCGAGGGCGGCCCGATGATGGAGGGAACCATAGCACTCGCGCGTGCCGGCGGGACTGTCGGAGAATGGACCGAATCACTCGAACGGGTCAGCCAGGGGCGCTACACACCACAGATTCTCGACGCACGTGCTGCGGTGTCGGGCTCCGCGGTAAGGGCCAATGGCAAGAGGCTCAAGGTGGCGCTGGGTAAGGCGGGTCTCGACGGACACATCAACGCGGTCAAACTGCTCGCACGCGCATGCATGGAAGCCGGCATGGAAGTAGTCCTGGCCGGATTCAAGCAGACCTCGGCGCAGATGGTCGAGACCGCGCTCCAGGAAGACGTGGATGTACTGGCAATCTCGAGCCTGGCGGGGGCGCATCTGACAATCGCGCGCGACACGCTCGCGCTCTTGGAGGAGCGCGGCGCGGCAGACGTACGAGTGGTAATGGGCGGAATTATTCCCGAGGTCGATCAAAAGCGGCTCCTCGCGATGGGCGTGCGCGCCGTGTTCACACCCAAGGACTCGAATCTCAGCGCAATAGTGACGCAAATCGCGGCGCTAGGGCCGCGCGACCACATCTGA